Proteins encoded by one window of Ramlibacter tataouinensis:
- a CDS encoding sulfatase family protein, protein MTSAATGRERRPNVIFIVADDLGFADLGCYGGREAAFGPVSPVLDGLAANGLRLTEGYANSPVCSPTRFALITARYQYRLRGAAEEPINSRSRGSTTLGLPPQVPTLPSLLRDAGYRTALVGKWHLGYPPAFGPLRSGYEEYFGPMSGGVDYFTHCSSNGSHDLFFGEEERHEEGYLTDLLSQRAVDYVERMARQDAPFFLSLHYTAPHWPWETRDDAAVAAEVKDNLFHLHGGNIHTYRRMIHHMDEGIGWVMDALRRTGLADDTLVVFTSDNGGERFSDNWPLVGGKMDLTEGGIRVPWIAHWPRVIAPGRTSAQHCMSMDWSATVLDAAGAAAHPDYPLDGVSLLPVLRQPGCEFERPLYWRMNHRGQRALRAGRWKYLRVDGHDYLFDIPADERERANLAARDPQRLARLREDWEAWNAGMPPIPADATISLGYGYADMPQR, encoded by the coding sequence ATGACAAGCGCCGCCACCGGCCGCGAGCGCCGGCCCAACGTCATCTTCATCGTCGCCGACGACCTCGGTTTTGCCGACCTCGGCTGCTACGGCGGGCGCGAGGCGGCGTTCGGCCCGGTCTCGCCGGTGCTGGACGGCCTGGCCGCCAACGGGCTGCGGCTGACCGAGGGCTATGCCAATTCGCCGGTCTGCTCGCCCACCCGCTTTGCGCTGATCACGGCGCGCTACCAGTACCGGCTGCGCGGCGCCGCCGAGGAGCCGATCAACAGCCGCAGCAGGGGCAGCACCACGCTGGGCCTGCCGCCGCAGGTGCCGACGCTGCCCTCGCTGCTGCGCGATGCCGGCTACCGCACCGCGCTGGTCGGCAAGTGGCACCTGGGCTATCCGCCCGCGTTCGGGCCGCTGCGATCGGGCTACGAGGAATACTTCGGCCCGATGTCGGGTGGGGTGGACTACTTCACCCACTGCAGCAGCAACGGCTCGCACGACCTGTTCTTCGGCGAGGAGGAGCGGCACGAGGAGGGCTACCTCACCGACCTGCTGTCGCAGCGCGCCGTGGACTACGTCGAGCGCATGGCCCGGCAGGACGCGCCCTTCTTCCTCAGCCTGCACTACACCGCGCCGCACTGGCCCTGGGAGACGCGCGACGACGCGGCGGTCGCGGCCGAGGTCAAGGACAACCTGTTCCACCTGCACGGCGGCAACATCCACACCTACCGCCGCATGATCCACCACATGGACGAAGGCATCGGCTGGGTGATGGACGCGCTGCGCCGCACCGGGCTGGCCGACGACACGCTGGTGGTCTTCACCAGCGACAACGGCGGCGAGCGCTTCTCCGACAACTGGCCGCTGGTGGGCGGCAAGATGGACCTGACCGAAGGCGGCATCCGCGTGCCCTGGATCGCGCACTGGCCGCGCGTGATCGCGCCCGGCCGCACCAGCGCCCAGCACTGCATGAGCATGGACTGGTCGGCGACCGTGCTCGATGCCGCCGGCGCCGCGGCGCACCCCGACTACCCGCTCGACGGCGTGTCGCTGCTGCCGGTGCTGCGCCAACCCGGCTGCGAGTTCGAGCGGCCGCTGTACTGGCGCATGAACCACCGCGGCCAGCGCGCGCTGCGCGCCGGCCGCTGGAAGTACCTGCGGGTGGACGGCCACGACTACCTGTTCGACATCCCGGCCGACGAACGCGAGCGCGCCAACCTGGCCGCGCGCGATCCGCAGCGCCTGGCCCGCCTGCGCGAGGACTGGGAAGCCTGGAACGCCGGCATGCCGCCGATCCCGGCCGACGCCACCATCAGCCTGGGCTACGGCTACGCCGACATGCCGCAGCGCTGA
- a CDS encoding SulP family inorganic anion transporter, with the protein MPRLSRWFPFLNWPRPTPALLRGEVAAALTVAVVMVPQSVAYANLAGMPLVTGLYATFLPMLAAVLFSASTRLSVGPSALSSVLVGASLIGMAEPGSAQWIALAVWLALLAGAMQLVVGGTGSAWVLNLVSSPVLTGFSQAAAVLIIASQLPGLLGLQGPLSSLLEGPRFEWEGMAYGLVSLALFELGKRKFPRLPMVLLVLAAAGALSAYTGYDGRGRVVGELPAGLPSLYWPGWPGWESLRELLAPALVLALVSSLEMAASAKIENQKEGRRWDANQDLVGQGVGKLVSGLSGSFPTSTSFSRSAITLYAGAKTGWATVAATAIVLVVLVALTPALYHVPSAALAAVVVAAVMGMIKPRVFKALWQVNRVEAVTAAVTFAITVLSAPRIYWGVLTGVLLGLAHFLYLRLHPRIIEVGLHPDGSLRDRHLWGLAPLAGQAYALRMDAELDFASATALERALVEHLAAYPDTRHVCLFAQPINRVDATGVEVFGALRKLLQGRGITLHISGMKMPVEQVLRRAGELPEGPQLRLYRTDIEALQAFGRLSA; encoded by the coding sequence ATGCCCCGCTTGTCTCGCTGGTTTCCCTTCCTGAATTGGCCCCGGCCCACGCCGGCCCTGCTGCGCGGCGAGGTGGCCGCGGCGCTCACCGTGGCGGTGGTCATGGTCCCGCAGTCGGTGGCCTACGCCAACCTGGCCGGCATGCCGCTGGTCACCGGCCTTTACGCGACCTTCCTGCCGATGCTGGCGGCGGTGCTGTTCAGCGCCTCGACCCGGCTGTCGGTCGGCCCCTCGGCCCTGAGCAGCGTGCTGGTGGGCGCCTCGCTGATCGGCATGGCCGAGCCCGGCAGCGCCCAGTGGATCGCGCTGGCCGTGTGGCTGGCGCTGCTGGCCGGGGCCATGCAACTGGTGGTGGGCGGCACCGGCTCGGCCTGGGTGCTGAACCTGGTCAGCTCGCCGGTGCTGACCGGCTTCAGCCAGGCCGCCGCCGTGCTGATCATCGCCTCGCAACTGCCGGGCCTGCTGGGGCTGCAAGGGCCCCTGTCCTCGCTGCTGGAGGGACCTCGCTTCGAATGGGAGGGCATGGCCTATGGCCTGGTCAGCCTCGCCCTGTTCGAGCTGGGCAAGCGCAAGTTTCCGCGGCTGCCGATGGTGCTGCTGGTGCTGGCCGCGGCCGGCGCGCTGAGTGCGTACACCGGCTACGACGGCCGCGGCAGGGTGGTCGGCGAATTGCCGGCCGGGCTGCCATCGCTGTACTGGCCCGGCTGGCCGGGCTGGGAATCGCTGCGCGAGCTGCTGGCGCCGGCGCTGGTGCTGGCGCTGGTCAGTTCGCTGGAGATGGCGGCCAGCGCCAAGATCGAGAACCAGAAGGAAGGCCGGCGCTGGGACGCCAACCAGGACCTGGTCGGCCAGGGCGTGGGCAAGCTGGTCTCCGGCCTGTCGGGCAGCTTTCCCACCAGCACCTCGTTCTCGCGCTCGGCCATCACGCTCTACGCGGGGGCCAAGACGGGCTGGGCCACGGTGGCCGCCACGGCCATCGTGCTGGTGGTGCTGGTGGCGCTGACGCCCGCGCTCTACCACGTGCCGTCGGCGGCCCTGGCGGCCGTGGTGGTGGCCGCCGTCATGGGCATGATCAAGCCGCGCGTGTTCAAGGCGCTGTGGCAGGTCAACCGGGTCGAGGCGGTTACGGCCGCCGTCACCTTCGCCATCACGGTGCTGTCGGCGCCGCGCATCTACTGGGGCGTGCTGACCGGCGTGCTGCTGGGACTGGCGCACTTCCTGTACCTGCGCCTGCACCCGCGCATCATCGAAGTCGGCCTGCACCCGGACGGCAGCCTGCGCGACCGCCACCTGTGGGGCCTGGCTCCGCTGGCGGGGCAGGCCTACGCGCTGCGGATGGACGCGGAGCTCGACTTCGCCTCCGCCACCGCGCTGGAACGCGCCCTGGTCGAGCACCTCGCGGCCTACCCCGACACCCGCCACGTCTGCCTGTTCGCCCAGCCGATTAACCGCGTCGACGCCACCGGGGTCGAGGTGTTCGGCGCCCTGCGCAAGCTGCTGCAGGGCCGCGGCATCACCCTGCACATCAGCGGGATGAAGATGCCGGTGGAGCAGGTGCTGCGCCGGGCGGGCGAACTGCCCGAGGGCCCGCAGCTGCGCCTGTACCGCACCGACATCGAGGCGCTGCAGGCCTTCGGCCGCCTCAGCGCCTGA
- a CDS encoding GtrA family protein — MTRPGRSAPLPAWLRFSLVGGVGFVVDGGLLQALVSGFGWGPIAARAVSFPVAVLVTWWLHRGFTFPQPGAGLLRSLGRYLAVSLLGTGVNFGIYTGLVLASARMAAQPIVPFAIASIAALAVNYLGSKHFAFRR; from the coding sequence GTGACGCGGCCCGGGCGCAGCGCGCCGCTGCCGGCCTGGCTGCGCTTCAGCCTGGTCGGTGGCGTCGGTTTCGTGGTGGATGGCGGCTTGCTGCAGGCCCTGGTGTCCGGCTTCGGCTGGGGCCCGATCGCCGCGCGCGCCGTCTCCTTTCCGGTGGCGGTGCTGGTGACCTGGTGGCTGCACCGCGGCTTCACCTTCCCGCAACCCGGCGCCGGCCTGCTGCGCAGCCTGGGCCGGTACCTGGCCGTGAGCCTGCTGGGCACCGGCGTCAACTTCGGCATCTACACCGGCCTGGTGCTGGCGTCGGCCCGGATGGCGGCGCAGCCGATCGTGCCGTTCGCGATCGCCTCCATCGCGGCCCTGGCCGTCAACTACCTGGGCAGCAAGCACTTCGCCTTCAGGCGCTGA
- a CDS encoding glycosyltransferase family 2 protein — protein sequence MDLDLNAVDIAVVIPCYNEEVAIGRVVSDFRRALPAARIHVYDNASSDRTAAVAAQAGAIVGHEPFAGKGNVMRRMFSDIDADVFVLVDGDDTYCAADAPKLVRTLLDNQLDMVNGARITEVKEAYRFGHRFGNRLLTGLVQLIFGRQFEDMLSGYRVFSRRFVKSFPATSSGFEIETELTVHALELRMKTAEVPTRYKERPEGSASKLNTIRDGLRILRMIALLVKEERPLAFFGTTCILLALLSVGLSVPIVLEWLRTGLVPRFPTAILSVGLMLMAALSLVCGLILDTVTHSRRELKRLAYLDIPAPRWPGGLRDVHATAGTRRRPPRATPADSGDAATLPPAPLVVS from the coding sequence ATGGACCTTGACCTGAACGCCGTCGATATCGCTGTCGTGATCCCCTGCTACAACGAGGAGGTGGCGATCGGCCGCGTGGTGTCGGACTTCCGCCGCGCCCTGCCCGCGGCGCGCATCCACGTGTACGACAACGCCTCCAGCGACCGCACTGCCGCCGTCGCCGCGCAGGCCGGGGCCATCGTCGGCCACGAGCCCTTTGCCGGCAAGGGCAACGTGATGCGGCGCATGTTCAGCGACATCGATGCCGACGTGTTCGTGCTGGTCGACGGCGACGACACCTATTGCGCGGCCGATGCGCCGAAGCTGGTGCGCACCCTGCTGGACAACCAGCTCGACATGGTCAACGGCGCGCGCATTACCGAGGTCAAGGAGGCCTACCGTTTCGGCCACCGCTTCGGCAACCGCCTGCTCACCGGCCTGGTGCAGCTGATCTTCGGCCGGCAATTCGAGGACATGCTGTCGGGGTATCGCGTGTTCTCGCGGCGCTTCGTCAAGTCGTTCCCGGCCACCTCCAGCGGCTTCGAGATCGAGACCGAGCTGACGGTGCATGCGCTCGAGTTGCGCATGAAGACGGCGGAAGTCCCGACCCGCTACAAGGAGCGGCCCGAGGGGTCCGCCTCCAAGCTCAACACCATCCGCGACGGCCTGCGCATCCTGCGCATGATCGCGCTGCTGGTGAAGGAAGAACGCCCGCTGGCCTTCTTCGGCACCACCTGCATCCTGCTGGCCTTGCTGTCCGTCGGCCTGTCGGTGCCAATCGTGCTGGAGTGGCTGCGCACCGGCCTGGTGCCGCGCTTTCCCACCGCCATCCTGTCGGTCGGCCTCATGCTGATGGCGGCGCTCTCGCTGGTGTGCGGGCTGATCCTGGACACCGTGACGCACTCGCGCCGCGAGCTCAAGCGGCTGGCCTATCTGGACATCCCCGCGCCGCGCTGGCCCGGCGGGCTGCGCGACGTCCATGCCACGGCGGGCACGCGGCGGCGTCCGCCCCGCGCCACGCCGGCCGACAGCGGCGACGCCGCCACCCTGCCGCCGGCCCCGCTGGTTGTGTCCTGA